The following nucleotide sequence is from Kiritimatiella glycovorans.
ACCGAATTCAGAAAGTGTGAGGATGCGGAAATCATGTCCCACTTCACCTATACCGGAAAGGAGAACCCCGCACCCGTATGAGTACCCGGACCGCACCTCAATGGATCTGGACCCGGCCCGACGACCCCGCTCCCTGCAATCGCTTCCACTATTTCCGGAAAGTGTTTGAACTGGAGTCGGTCCCCGACGATCCGCGCCTCCGCTTCGCAGCGGACACGAACGCGCAGGTATGGATCAACGGACGGATCGTCCGGCGCAAGGTCTCCCGTTACACCGAAGAGGCGATCAGCGCCGAAAACATCCACGCCGGCCCGCACCTGCACGGGGGGCGCAACACGATCGTGGTGCTCCACCACAACTGGGGCGACGTGCCCTGTTTCATGCGCGACGCCAACCGCCACGCGGGCCTCTACGCCGAAGCCCCCTGGCTGCAGTCCGATACGAGCTGGAAGTGGACGCCCGCCCCCGAGTTTCTCCCGCACGAAGAACAGATCATCGGCATCGTCGGCGAATCGAAGAGGCTGCGTTATCCGGTTCTGATCGACGGCGCCCGCGCCCCCGGCAAGATCCACGATCCCGATTTCGATGATTCCGCCTGGGAGTGCGCCTGCGCGGTCGAGGACGGCCCGTGGCCGCGGCGGCCGGTGGAACAGGAGACGCCGGGGCAGCGCGAACACCCCGTCCGGCCCCGCACCGTCCTCGCCGCCGGCACGGCCGAACGGCCCGAAGCCGCCGGGCCCGCCGAATTGAGCCGCGCGATCGTTTCCGCAAAGCTCTCGCCGGACGAGAACACCCGCACCTCCGTCGAGGATCTTCTGCGCGGCCGGCCGTGCACCCTCACCGGACGCGCCGGCGAAACCCTGTACCTCACCGTCGATTTCGCCCTGCCCTCGCACGGATTCCCCTTCCTGGAAGTCGAAACCTCCATCCCCGGCATCACGATCGACCTCGGATACGGAGAGATTGCGCGCACCCTCTACGAGGACAAGACGCTGGTCCGGGAGGACGGCTGGATCGATACCGAGGGCGTGGCGGGAACGCACTACGCGGACCGCTACATCGCCGGAACGGGCCGCAGGTACGCGGAAGTCCCCGACGAACGGACTCTGCGCTGGTGTACGCTGCACGTCACCTTCCCCGAAGAAGGCAGCCTCACCCTGCACGATTTCGGTTTCATCAAGTCGCAGTACCCGATCGAGCGGTACGGTTCCTTCCACTGCGGCGACGAGACCGTCGAACAAATCATGAAACTCTGCATGGCGCACGCTGAGGTGGCCATGACCGACGCCTACGTCGACACCCCCGGCCGCGAAGACGGCCAGTGGATCGAAGACGCCCAGCCCCGCGCGAAGCTCGCGGCGTCGTGGTTCAACGATACACGCCTGCGCCGTTTCCTCATTCGCACCTTCGCCGAAGGCCAGGACGAGCAGGGCGATTTCCACCCCTTCTGGCCCGCCAAGTGGCCCATCATGATGCCCGGCAACTTCGACTGGTCCGTCCAGTGGGTCTGCACGCTGTACGATGAGTACATGTGGAGCGGCGACACCGAACTGGTCCGCCGCTACTGGGACCACGTGATCCGGTTCTGGAACAACGTCGCAGAGTTCGTCGATGAACAGGGTCGTTTCGTGACCTACCGCACCTACGGAGACCTCCGCATGGGCTACGACTGCACCCATACGCAGTCGAACGGGCTGGTCACGCCCTGGCTGATCGAGCGGCTGGGGTTCTCGATGGAGATGGCCGCGGCGATCGGCGACCGGGATCAACAGGGGGAATGGAAGCAGCTGCATGACCGCATGCTGGAGGCCTTTCACCGCGATCATGTCGTCCCCGCCCGCGACGGCGTGCCCGCCCATGTAGCCTCGCGATTCGAGACGACGGGCGAGGAGATCGACCGGGGCTTCAGCCAGTCGGGCCAAACCGTCGCGACCACGGCGGGCCTCCTGCCCCGTGAAACGGCGGAGGCTGCCGTGGATTACGCCTTTTCCGAACCCTGCGGCGACCCCCCGGAGGGCGTGCGGCGCTGGAACAACCCCACCTACGGATACCGCTGCCTCCGCACCCTCAGCTATCTCGACCGCTCGGAACGCGCCGTCCGCCACCTGAAAGAAAGATTCGCCCCCTACCTTCCGGGTCATCCGGACAACAGGATATCCCACGCCCTGCAGGGCTGTTACGGCGGACCGCTTCCCGAGTACTGGATGAGCCGCGAGGACGCGGGTCTGGCCGAGGGCGAACCCAACCCGCATCAGCCGCACGACGAAACGGGCTCGCACGGCTGGTGCGCTACGCCCCTGCTCTGGATGCACGACTCACTGCTGGGCGTGAGGGTGCTCGAACCCGGAGGGGGGAAGATCGCCCTCGAACCCGATTCCGGCGGACTGCCCTACGTGGCGGGTCATGCCATGACGCCCCGCGGCGGAGTCTACCTGTACTGGGACCCTCAGCAGTGGCGGCTTCGGGTGAGCATCCCCGCAGACGTGCGCGCCGAACTGACGCTGCCCCCGGAGGGCCGGGGCCGCAGAGTACGCACCGAACGCGCTGACGGGACAGCGGAACGGGAGGGTGACCTCTTCCGGCTCGAAGGCGCGGGAGAGTATGCGTTCCTGATCTGGTGAGCACCGCGGGATGCGCGGACCGGAACCCTGCTCCGGGACACAGGCTTCAGCACGCTGAGTCTGACCCCGCCCCTCCTGACTTCAACATTGCCCGAAGACGCGCTCGAATCCCCCTGTGAACATTGAAGTGAGTTTTGAATCAGGGTGTCCCGGCGGAAAAAAAGGTTATTCGTGGATTTTTATGGAAGGGTTCCCGGGAAAGGTGGGATGCGGCAGATCGGAGGGGGAGAGAGCATGGGATTCACCATGAAGGACCTGAAGAGCATGAAGGTTGGTTGAGGAGGGGGACATATACTCGTACTCGCACTCGTACGCGTACTCGGAGCGCCGAAGGCGCGATCCCCTCCATCGATTCAAGGAATTCGAGTACGCGTGCGTTGTGACGCAAGCGGATTTCTAATCCAGCCGCTACGATTTCAGTAGTTCTACAAAAATCCGGTTCTTCGTAGATTTTTGTGGTGGAGCCGTTCGGGGAAGAGGCGGGATGGGGATTCACCACAACGGTCACAGATCATGCCGGGGTCGGGATGGGAGACGACAAACATTCGTAGTAGCGCCGCAAGCCTGCCCCCCGGCAGGCCAGGCGCGTGAAAGATAACGGCCCTGATCCTGCTTCGCAGGCCTGCGGGCCTACTACGAACGTAAGAGAGAACGCACCATTTCTTTGCCTGTGCTCTTCTCATTCATCTTTGCGATCTCTGCGCCTTGGCGAGAGACCTTTCTTGTGTTTTCGGCCAGTAGAGTAGAGAGGGAGCCACGGGATGAGAGGCTTAGAGCCAATGACCGCGGACTGCCCTCCCCCTCGTCGAACCGGACATGCGGATTTCCCGCATCCGGCTCTCGCGGAAGGCATTTGTTGGATGGTTTCACAGGTAGATCAGTCCCATGTTCTTGAAATGCGCGTAGTAGCTCATACCTTCAGGGGGCCAGTAGCCGCGCTGACTGCGTCGTTTCGCATGTCGCGTGAGACGCTGTCGCACGTATCCATTGACGTGGCGGAATGCCACACGCGGATAACCCAGCGAGAAGTAGTTTGCCCATCCTCGCATTTGCATGTTGAGTTCGTCGATCACCGTCGGCAGAGGTTTGAAGCATTGTTCCGGTCCGGTCATCTCCCGAAGCCGATCACGTTCCCGTTGGAGCGCTTTCCGCGACGGTGTCAGGTTCCAGTACCGGCACGGGCGTCCGCCGAGGTCCCGGTCATAGCGGAAGCTATATCCGAGAAAGTCCAGCGTCTGCCCCGGTTCCCGAGCATCGAGTATCCGGGTTTTCTCCCGGTTAATCTTCAGCCCGAGCCACCCTTCTATCTTGGCTTCGATGAACGCTTCGAGTTGCGGACCGATATACCGGGCGAGGACCACGAAGTCATCGGCGTACCTCACCAGTTTGGCCTTCGCCCACCGTGCCGGTCCGTCTTTGCGGTAAAACACCGCATCGAACCAGTGCAGATAGATGTTGGCCAGAAGCGGCGAAATGACCCCGCCTTGCGGCGTGCCCTTGTCGTTGCGCTTCACGGTCGGCGGTTTGCCTTTCTCCGTTTCCTCTACCGGCGCTTTCAGCCACATTCGGATCAGCTTCAGCACGGACCGGTCGGTGACACGCATCTGCACACAAGCGATGAGCTTGTCGTGTGGAATACTGTCGAAATAGCCGGCCAGATCCGCATCATAAACCGCACACCGCCCTTGCCGGAGCTCCTGTCCAATCGCCTTCAACGCATCATGCGCCGAGCGCTCAGGCCGGAACCCATGGGAGCAATCCTTGAAGTCAGCTTCAAAGATCGGTTCCAATATCGCTACGTGTCAACGCGAATGAGACACTTTTCTTGGCCGGTCACCCGGCCACTTCGAGTTCCTTCGGCTTGTTGATCCACACCTCCTCGGGCACGTGCCGTGGCGACGGCTCGCCCCGAACGAACCGCTCCGGATGCCGCTCGTAGGCGGCCAGGAGGGTCTGCTTCCGCTCCAACCAGCGCTCGTCGGCTCGGCCGGCATGTACGTCGGCCGGCGTCATCATGGCCAGGCCGGAGTGCCGGTGCTCGTCGTTGTACCAGCGGAAGAACTCCCGCAGGTACTGACGCGCATCCTCCAGCGACCCGAACCGCTCCGGGAACGTCCAGTGGTACTTCAGCGTCTTGAACTGGGCCTCGGAGTACGGGTTGTCGTTCGACACATGCGGCCGGGAGTAGCTGCGCGCCACGCCCAGCTCGATGAGCAGGTCGATGAACCGGTTTGAACGCATCGCCTTGCCCCGGTCCGAGTGCAACGTCACCTCGTCGCGCCCGATCGCCTGCTGCTCGCAACAGTGGGTCACCAGCGCCTCGGCCTCCTCGCCGGATTCGGTCTCGCTGATCATCCAGCCGACCACGTAGCGGCTGAACACGTCCAGCACGACGTAGAGGTGGTAGAAGATCCACGACTTCGGTCCCTTGATCCGGGTGATATCCCACGACCATAGCTCGTTCGGGCGTGTCGCGAGCAGCTCCGGCTTCGTATAGGGCGGGTGGACGCGCTGGTCTCGGCGTTCGCGGACCTCCTCACGGCGCTTCAGCACACGGTACATCGTGCGCACGCTGCACACGTACTTGCCCTCGTCCAGGAGCGTGGCATGCACTTCCGGGACGGCGTAGTCGCAGAACCGCTCGCTGTTCAGTTCGTCGATCACGTCCTGTTCCTCGTCCTCGCTGAGCCGACGATGCGAGATGCGCGGCGCGGGTGGCGGGGGCGGATCTTCCTTGCGCTTCCGCCACCGGTAGTACGTCGCGCGACTCACGCCCAGGGCTTCACAGGCCGCCTTCACGGAGAGCTTCTTGCCGTTGTCATCTACGGTCTGCATGCTCAGCTCTCGCTCTGCCCGGCGTCGCTGAGATCCTCCAGCAGTCGGGAGACTTTTTTTTGAAGCTCGATGAGCCCTTCGGCGCGGCGCAGCTTGGTCTTCAGCCGCTCGTTCTCGCGTTCAAGGCGCTTCATCTCGTTGCGCATCGAGCGCTTGCTCTTGCCGTCCGGGGTGACATCGAAGCCCTTCTCGTCCATCGTGCGCCTCCATTGCATCCACTTCGTGAGTGTGCAGGAGTATAGCCCTTCCCGACGAGCCAGGGCAGCCAGTTCCCCCTTCCGGTGCTTACACTTCTCGGCCTCCTCCGCGATCCGCAGCTTGTACGCCACGTCCCATCGTTTTCGTTTCGCGACTCTCGGTGTCGCGGCTTCAGGATCGGCGAGCTGTCCTGCCCGCGATCGGCGCGAGCCCCCCATGGGGGGCTCCTGTCCCTGGGACTGCTCCTCTACAACCAACGCCTCTGCCTTCATCCAACCGGCTCCTCTGCGCCCTCCATCCTGGTTCAGGTTCGTGTCTCATTCTTATTGGCACAGAGGGTATCAGAACCGTAGCGGTCTGCACGACCCGATCCCGCACCGAGGGTATTCCCAAGGGACGGAGTTTCCCGTTCACCTTCTGGATGTAGACCCGCCGCACTTTTCCAGCACGGTAGGTTCGATCCTTCAGGCTGCGTTCAATATCCGCCAAGAAGGCTTCGACTCCTCCTTGACTCTGTTCGATGTCCTCGATGGTCACACCATCGGGGCCTTCTTTTCCGCCGTTGGCGCGTACATGTTTCCATGCCGCCAGCAGAGTGTCGGCCCGGCCAATGTGGCCATAGAGACTGTAGAAGCGAAACCGCTTCTCCTGTTTGGCCTTCTGACTCAGCTTCTGTCTCAGCGCGGCGAGTTTCGGCGGCAAGAGTCTGTCGTCAATGCGATAGTACTCCGTCGCTTCTTCTGTCATAGGTTTCACCAATCAGTCCCCCGCGCTTCTTACTCAGCTCGTCTTCCGCCGAGACCCCTTCGCTCCACGGGCATTACCCCGCTTCATCACTACTACGAGCCTCTCCGACTCCCGCACGCGATCACCCCCGAGGTTATTGATTCCCCCACGGGCTTGTCGGCTTACCCGACATCACGGCGGGCCTCCCAAGTTCCTGGCTGTTCTTTCTGCGCGCGCCGTCTCTTGTTACCCCGGAGGGCCTTGCCGGTGCATATGACCGTTCCTTCCCGACAAGTGCTGGCTTCATCATATCCGATAGGCTGGCCGCCCTCGACTTGTGTAACGAGGCTGAATCAAGTTCGCTTTCGCTACGGCTCGCGCGTTCGCCTTCCCAGGCTTCGACGCCGGGGTTACCCCCGATCACCGCTGGGTCGGCTACATGTGCAACGATCAATTCACACGACTGACTCCTTTCATTCAGTTAGAAACAGCCAAGCTTTGCTTGGCGCACCCGATGACACGGATGGGATCTCGAAATCCGAATCGAAGTCGAAATCGGGATTCATAGAGATCATAATTCGTACGCGTACTCGGAGCGCCGAAGGCGCGATCCCACTTCCCCGATTCAAGTAATTCGAGTACGAGTACCGCTTCGCTGAGTACGAGTACGAGTACGATATTCCCCCGGGTGTCCCCATGTTGAACTCAGGCGCGCGGATGCGGGGATCGGACTGCTAATCGAAAGGCTCGAAACACGCGGCGTACTCGACGATACGATGATCATCGTCACCGGCGATCAGGGTCCCGGATTTATCCGCAGCAAACCGTATCTCTACGACGCCGGCATTCGCGTGCCGCTGGTCATCCGCTGGCCGAAAGGGGTGAAGGCCGGACAGCGCCGCGCGGAACCGGTCTCGGCGGTCGATATCGCGCCGACCATTCTCGACGCCGCCGGGCTGGATATTCCGGAGACCCTGCACGGCCGCTCGTTGCTTCCGCTCTGTGCCGGGGACGAGGTTCCGTGGCGCACGGGCGTCTGCGCCGAGTTCACCGCGCACGGATCCGGTCACTATTTCCCCGGACGCACGATCTCCGACGGGCGCTACCACCTGATCCACAACCTCCTCGGCCCCGATACACCGAATCCCTACTGGGCCGCCTACGAGCGCGTGCCGCAGAAACACCCCGAGGCGGGCCCGGTCATTGCCGGCGGCGACGAAAAAATGAAACGGGCGCTCGACCGCCTGCGCCGTCCGCCGGAGTTTGAACTGTACGACCTGGAGGAAGACCCCGGCGAATTCGTCAACCTCGCCGACGATCCGAA
It contains:
- a CDS encoding alpha-L-rhamnosidase C-terminal domain-containing protein; the protein is MSTRTAPQWIWTRPDDPAPCNRFHYFRKVFELESVPDDPRLRFAADTNAQVWINGRIVRRKVSRYTEEAISAENIHAGPHLHGGRNTIVVLHHNWGDVPCFMRDANRHAGLYAEAPWLQSDTSWKWTPAPEFLPHEEQIIGIVGESKRLRYPVLIDGARAPGKIHDPDFDDSAWECACAVEDGPWPRRPVEQETPGQREHPVRPRTVLAAGTAERPEAAGPAELSRAIVSAKLSPDENTRTSVEDLLRGRPCTLTGRAGETLYLTVDFALPSHGFPFLEVETSIPGITIDLGYGEIARTLYEDKTLVREDGWIDTEGVAGTHYADRYIAGTGRRYAEVPDERTLRWCTLHVTFPEEGSLTLHDFGFIKSQYPIERYGSFHCGDETVEQIMKLCMAHAEVAMTDAYVDTPGREDGQWIEDAQPRAKLAASWFNDTRLRRFLIRTFAEGQDEQGDFHPFWPAKWPIMMPGNFDWSVQWVCTLYDEYMWSGDTELVRRYWDHVIRFWNNVAEFVDEQGRFVTYRTYGDLRMGYDCTHTQSNGLVTPWLIERLGFSMEMAAAIGDRDQQGEWKQLHDRMLEAFHRDHVVPARDGVPAHVASRFETTGEEIDRGFSQSGQTVATTAGLLPRETAEAAVDYAFSEPCGDPPEGVRRWNNPTYGYRCLRTLSYLDRSERAVRHLKERFAPYLPGHPDNRISHALQGCYGGPLPEYWMSREDAGLAEGEPNPHQPHDETGSHGWCATPLLWMHDSLLGVRVLEPGGGKIALEPDSGGLPYVAGHAMTPRGGVYLYWDPQQWRLRVSIPADVRAELTLPPEGRGRRVRTERADGTAEREGDLFRLEGAGEYAFLIW
- a CDS encoding IS3 family transposase (programmed frameshift); the protein is MGGSRRSRAGQLADPEAATPRVAKRKRWDVAYKLRIAEEAEKCKHRKGELAALARREGLYSCTLTKWMQWRRTMDEKGFDVTPDGKSKRSMRNEMKRLERENERLKTKLRRAEGLIELQKKVSTAGGSQRRRAERELSMQTVDDNGKKLSVKAACEALGVSRATYYRWRKRKEDPPPPPAPRISHRRLSEDEEQDVIDELNSERFCDYAVPEVHATLLDEGKYVCSVRTMYRVLKRREEVRERRDQRVHPPYTKPELLATRPNELWSWDITRIKGPKSWIFYHLYVVLDVFSRYVVGWMISETESGEEAEALVTHCCEQQAIGRDEVTLHSDRGKAMRSNRFIDLLIELGVARSYSRPHVSNDNPYSEAQFKTLKYHWTFPERFGSLEDARQYLREFFRWYNDEHRHSGLAMMTPADVHAGRADERWLERKQTLLAAYERHPERFVRGEPSPRHVPEEVWINKPKELEVAG
- a CDS encoding reverse transcriptase domain-containing protein yields the protein MEPIFEADFKDCSHGFRPERSAHDALKAIGQELRQGRCAVYDADLAGYFDSIPHDKLIACVQMRVTDRSVLKLIRMWLKAPVEETEKGKPPTVKRNDKGTPQGGVISPLLANIYLHWFDAVFYRKDGPARWAKAKLVRYADDFVVLARYIGPQLEAFIEAKIEGWLGLKINREKTRILDAREPGQTLDFLGYSFRYDRDLGGRPCRYWNLTPSRKALQRERDRLREMTGPEQCFKPLPTVIDELNMQMRGWANYFSLGYPRVAFRHVNGYVRQRLTRHAKRRSQRGYWPPEGMSYYAHFKNMGLIYL